In Desulfovibrio sp. ZJ209, one genomic interval encodes:
- a CDS encoding ATP-binding protein, producing the protein MRQGFVKTENYARFTAGVKAVEERGAAEAGMMLVHGQPGLGKSHIVYRWAEEAGAIFLRANVDWTPKYFLVELAKALNLDTRGTAQALFERCLRVLIERQCPIIIDEAEFTLADRAAVLEKIRDFSDRAEVTVVLIGMEQIQRNISRYKQISSRIAQVVEFGPATASDVALACAKLCEFELSPALTAEVLRLSAGRMREVLNILARIERLARANGLEGTLDVAQFAGQELARDWQSRTAKTVRPAKAAA; encoded by the coding sequence ATGCGTCAGGGATTTGTGAAAACCGAGAATTATGCCCGCTTTACCGCCGGAGTGAAGGCGGTGGAAGAGCGCGGCGCGGCCGAGGCGGGCATGATGCTGGTCCACGGCCAGCCGGGCCTCGGCAAGAGCCACATCGTCTATCGCTGGGCAGAGGAGGCCGGGGCCATCTTCCTGCGCGCCAATGTGGACTGGACGCCGAAGTATTTTCTCGTGGAGCTTGCCAAGGCCCTCAACCTCGACACGCGCGGCACGGCGCAGGCGCTGTTCGAGCGCTGCCTGCGTGTGCTCATCGAGCGGCAGTGCCCCATCATCATTGACGAGGCCGAATTTACGCTGGCCGACCGCGCCGCCGTGCTGGAGAAAATCCGCGACTTCTCCGACCGGGCCGAAGTGACGGTGGTCCTCATCGGCATGGAGCAGATCCAGCGCAATATCAGCCGCTACAAGCAAATCAGCAGCCGCATCGCCCAGGTGGTGGAGTTTGGCCCGGCAACGGCCTCCGACGTGGCCCTCGCCTGCGCCAAGCTGTGCGAGTTTGAGTTGAGCCCGGCCCTCACGGCGGAAGTGCTGCGCTTATCCGCCGGGCGGATGCGCGAAGTGCTCAACATCCTTGCCCGCATTGAACGCCTGGCGCGCGCCAATGGCCTCGAGGGCACGCTGGACGTGGCGCAATTCGCCGGGCAGGAGCTCGCCCGGGACTGGCAAAGCCGGACGGCCAAGACCGTGCGCCCGGCAAAGGCGGCGGCGTAG
- a CDS encoding phage holin family protein, protein MTDPRWGDAFASAFAQLTALWPDKVAVGAAISGICALMETDVALAYICFGMLTGDMTARVAVCCKRNRPLCRGLKRALPRYVCYLIFIVMAWAAQVAFQRGLHVGLPIVDIMLAYLILTDTASIIGHLHYLGVPVPPVLKWLVFGGRERLKNKVREETGQERH, encoded by the coding sequence ATGACTGACCCGCGCTGGGGCGACGCTTTTGCCAGCGCCTTCGCCCAGCTCACGGCCCTCTGGCCGGACAAGGTGGCCGTCGGCGCGGCCATTTCCGGCATTTGCGCCCTCATGGAGACGGACGTGGCCCTCGCCTACATCTGTTTCGGCATGTTGACGGGCGACATGACCGCGCGCGTGGCCGTGTGCTGCAAGCGCAACCGTCCCCTCTGTCGTGGCCTCAAGCGGGCCTTGCCCCGCTATGTCTGTTACCTGATTTTCATCGTCATGGCCTGGGCGGCGCAGGTGGCCTTCCAGCGCGGCCTCCATGTGGGCCTGCCCATTGTGGACATCATGCTCGCCTACCTGATCCTCACGGATACGGCCAGCATCATTGGGCACCTCCACTATCTGGGCGTGCCCGTGCCCCCCGTCCTCAAGTGGCTGGTGTTCGGCGGCCGTGAGCGTCTCAAGAACAAGGTGCGCGAGGAAACCGGGCAGGAGCGCCACTAA
- a CDS encoding phage virion morphogenesis protein has protein sequence MFTIKVNIDLSELEDALERLMDAGHDMTPLTRNISEIMYDATARAFQAEQSPDGRKWAPLTPLTLSRRKGKGKILAPTGGASGLRGSIQAEHDATSARVGTNRIYAGPHQFGARKREFKGVAPWGDLPARPCLGIGEEDEMEIQDAMRSYIEDAIYGRR, from the coding sequence ATGTTCACCATAAAAGTCAACATCGACCTCAGCGAACTGGAAGACGCGCTCGAGCGCCTTATGGACGCCGGGCACGACATGACGCCCCTCACGCGCAACATCAGCGAAATCATGTATGACGCCACGGCGCGCGCCTTCCAGGCGGAGCAAAGCCCGGACGGCAGGAAGTGGGCGCCCCTCACGCCCCTTACCCTCTCCCGCCGCAAGGGCAAGGGCAAGATACTCGCGCCCACGGGCGGCGCGAGCGGCCTCAGGGGCAGCATCCAGGCGGAGCATGACGCCACAAGCGCCCGCGTGGGCACGAACAGGATCTATGCCGGCCCGCACCAGTTCGGCGCGCGCAAGCGCGAGTTCAAGGGCGTTGCGCCCTGGGGCGACCTTCCGGCTCGCCCCTGCCTGGGCATCGGCGAGGAGGACGAAATGGAGATTCAGGACGCCATGCGCAGCTACATCGAGGACGCCATTTACGGGCGCCGCTAA
- the terL gene encoding phage terminase large subunit — MPSSRRLSAENFRAELAALTLSLRRSIEADCAAFPMDATASCARAARVQEDFPFFRRTYFPHYTSRKDGTPTGDSLLHQWLDVALPAAVNAPGGVKLACAAPRGEAKTTFVDVFFLLWCVVTGRKRYILIIADALEQAASFLEAVKVELESNPRLMADFPAHCGPGRVWNVGTIITAQNVKVQAFGAGKRMRGLRHGPNRPDLALLDDLENDENVRSPEQRDKLESWLLRTVLSLGPADDSMDVVYIGTILHYDSVLARTLKKPQWQGRTFRAVEKMPERMDLWDIWERIYKTPPDGPAKAREFYDEVGRKAAARGRAGAHPMEKGAKVSWPSFRPLYTLMCKRAEDRAAFDSEQQNDPLVGDAAPFANVLACWHELPAGLLLFGACDPSLGKAGAGRDPSALLVGGFHRETMRLFVLEALIRKRHPDRIIQDMIALQRRHACLSWAVETVQFQEFFADVLIREAARQGVPMPVWPLKNHADKALRIESLHHYFAQGRILLSPEHQTLRDQLRHFPLADHDDGPDALEMLWRVATQGYVSLKDAFVRVPRPCGIFGAPAGADGTSDDDTPEDEEEAPHRGQGWF; from the coding sequence GTGCCTAGCTCCCGCCGCCTTTCGGCGGAGAATTTCCGCGCGGAGCTTGCCGCCCTCACGCTTTCCTTGCGGCGCAGCATCGAGGCCGACTGCGCGGCCTTCCCGATGGACGCTACCGCAAGCTGCGCCCGCGCCGCCCGCGTCCAGGAGGACTTCCCTTTTTTCCGGCGTACCTATTTCCCGCACTACACCTCCCGCAAGGACGGCACGCCCACGGGCGACAGCCTGCTCCACCAGTGGCTGGACGTGGCGCTCCCCGCCGCCGTCAATGCGCCCGGCGGCGTCAAGCTGGCCTGCGCGGCGCCGCGCGGCGAGGCAAAGACCACCTTTGTGGACGTGTTCTTTTTGCTCTGGTGCGTGGTCACGGGCCGCAAGCGCTACATCCTCATCATCGCCGACGCCCTGGAACAGGCGGCCTCCTTCCTTGAGGCCGTCAAGGTGGAGCTGGAAAGCAACCCGCGCCTCATGGCCGACTTTCCGGCCCATTGCGGCCCTGGCCGCGTCTGGAACGTGGGCACCATCATCACGGCGCAAAACGTCAAGGTGCAGGCTTTCGGCGCGGGAAAACGGATGCGCGGCCTCAGGCACGGCCCCAACCGGCCGGACCTCGCCCTCCTGGACGACCTTGAGAACGACGAGAACGTCCGCTCCCCGGAGCAGCGCGACAAGCTGGAAAGCTGGCTCTTGCGCACGGTGCTCTCCCTCGGGCCTGCCGACGACAGCATGGACGTGGTCTATATCGGCACCATCCTCCACTATGACAGCGTGCTCGCCCGCACCCTGAAAAAGCCGCAATGGCAGGGCCGGACCTTCCGCGCCGTGGAGAAGATGCCCGAGCGCATGGATCTCTGGGACATCTGGGAGCGCATCTACAAGACGCCCCCTGACGGCCCGGCCAAGGCGCGCGAATTTTATGACGAGGTAGGCCGCAAGGCGGCCGCCCGTGGCCGCGCCGGCGCGCACCCCATGGAAAAGGGCGCGAAGGTGAGCTGGCCCAGCTTCCGGCCGCTCTACACCCTCATGTGCAAGCGCGCGGAGGACCGCGCCGCCTTTGACAGCGAGCAGCAAAACGACCCGCTGGTGGGCGACGCCGCGCCCTTTGCCAATGTGCTCGCCTGTTGGCACGAGTTGCCGGCCGGGCTCCTGCTCTTCGGCGCCTGCGACCCGTCCCTCGGCAAGGCCGGGGCCGGGCGCGACCCTTCGGCCCTTCTGGTGGGCGGCTTCCACCGCGAGACCATGCGGCTCTTCGTGCTCGAGGCGCTCATCCGCAAGCGCCACCCCGACCGCATCATCCAGGACATGATCGCCTTGCAGCGCCGTCACGCCTGCCTTTCCTGGGCAGTGGAGACGGTGCAGTTTCAGGAGTTCTTTGCGGATGTGCTTATCCGCGAGGCCGCGCGCCAGGGCGTGCCCATGCCCGTCTGGCCGCTGAAAAACCATGCGGACAAGGCCCTGCGCATCGAGAGCCTGCACCACTATTTCGCGCAGGGCCGCATCCTGCTCTCCCCGGAGCACCAGACCCTGCGCGACCAGCTCCGGCACTTCCCCCTGGCCGACCATGACGACGGCCCGGACGCGCTTGAAATGCTCTGGCGCGTGGCCACGCAGGGCTATGTGAGCCTCAAGGACGCCTTTGTGCGCGTGCCCCGGCCCTGCGGCATCTTCGGCGCGCCCGCCGGAGCTGACGGCACTTCCGACGACGATACCCCCGAAGATGAAGAAGAGGCCCCGCACAGGGGCCAAGGATGGTTCTGA
- a CDS encoding phage protease: protein MAAHLAPLPPEAPGPDGAPPAAKAGRIQLFPAGHFVARDGRPGCLKGVSATSFRLGPEDMVAVITRWKIRATPLVVDYEHQTQHSAENGQPAPAAGWITGLEAAGSGLYATVEWTARAREHIRAGEYRYISPTFSFDRKSGAVLELHSAALTNTPALDGMDAASAKTFTDEDATMDKLLAALCVLLGLPDLNSPEQAAEALKKHLPQANLVALLQSKDDALTAARGELAEAKAAPPDPALYVTLSTFQAVQAEAATLRAAVSRLEAEKAAAGLEEEIAAALKDGRLAAAAEPWARDLSRSNPEALRAFLKAAPPVAALAGTQSGGNAPKDTPEGALEAEEAYVCAQLGMTREEYINAKATEEK, encoded by the coding sequence ATGGCGGCGCACCTGGCGCCCCTCCCGCCCGAGGCCCCCGGCCCTGACGGCGCCCCCCCAGCCGCCAAGGCCGGGCGCATCCAGCTATTCCCGGCCGGTCATTTTGTCGCGCGCGATGGCCGGCCGGGATGTCTCAAGGGCGTTTCCGCCACCAGTTTCCGGCTCGGCCCGGAAGATATGGTGGCGGTCATCACCCGCTGGAAGATTCGCGCCACGCCGCTGGTGGTGGATTACGAGCACCAGACGCAGCACAGCGCCGAAAATGGCCAGCCCGCGCCCGCCGCCGGCTGGATCACGGGGCTTGAGGCCGCTGGCTCCGGCCTCTACGCAACCGTGGAATGGACTGCCCGCGCCCGCGAGCATATCCGCGCGGGCGAATATCGCTACATCTCGCCCACCTTCAGCTTTGACCGCAAAAGCGGGGCCGTGCTGGAACTCCACAGCGCGGCCCTCACCAATACCCCGGCCCTCGACGGCATGGACGCCGCCAGCGCCAAAACCTTCACCGATGAGGATGCAACGATGGACAAACTGCTCGCCGCCCTGTGCGTGCTCCTGGGCCTGCCGGACCTGAACAGCCCCGAACAGGCCGCCGAGGCGCTGAAAAAGCACCTGCCGCAAGCCAATCTCGTGGCCCTGCTCCAGAGCAAGGACGACGCCCTCACGGCCGCGCGGGGAGAGCTTGCCGAGGCCAAGGCCGCGCCGCCCGACCCGGCGCTCTATGTGACGCTTTCCACCTTCCAGGCCGTGCAGGCAGAGGCAGCAACCCTGCGCGCCGCCGTTTCGAGGCTTGAGGCCGAAAAGGCGGCAGCCGGCCTTGAGGAGGAGATTGCGGCCGCCCTCAAGGACGGGCGCCTCGCCGCCGCCGCCGAGCCCTGGGCGCGCGACCTTTCCCGCAGCAATCCCGAGGCCCTGCGCGCCTTCCTCAAGGCCGCGCCGCCCGTGGCCGCGCTGGCGGGCACGCAATCGGGGGGCAACGCTCCCAAGGATACGCCCGAGGGCGCCCTCGAGGCCGAGGAGGCCTACGTTTGCGCCCAGCTCGGCATGACGCGCGAGGAATACATCAACGCCAAGGCCACGGAGGAGAAGTAA
- a CDS encoding pesticin C-terminus-like muramidase, with protein sequence MQGKIYLAEIEEFLRGPYCEGPQQLRGYIPCKLTTGGTANYRGGPDPERYIPFGQSGVTIATGVDLGQQDASTLLRLGLLEGSVNPLRPYLGKRKAAAVEVLHRLPLTISQELADALDRCIMGYHAELISRRYDRDAGAGAYVSLPKEAQVVIFSACYQYGVGFADKFPEVWRALVRRQWSAAGALLCERKRWGDYANRRAREGKLLLSLDGRA encoded by the coding sequence ATGCAGGGCAAGATATACCTGGCGGAGATCGAGGAATTTCTGCGCGGCCCCTATTGCGAGGGGCCGCAGCAGCTGCGGGGATACATCCCCTGCAAGCTCACCACGGGCGGCACGGCCAACTATCGGGGCGGGCCCGACCCGGAGCGCTACATCCCCTTCGGACAGAGCGGCGTCACCATCGCCACCGGCGTTGACTTGGGCCAGCAGGACGCGTCCACGCTCCTGCGCCTGGGGCTGCTCGAGGGGAGCGTCAACCCGCTGCGCCCCTACCTCGGCAAGCGCAAGGCGGCTGCCGTCGAGGTTCTGCACCGGCTGCCGCTCACCATCAGCCAGGAACTTGCGGACGCCCTTGACCGCTGCATCATGGGCTACCACGCGGAGCTTATTTCCCGGCGCTATGACCGCGACGCCGGCGCGGGCGCATATGTCAGTCTGCCGAAGGAGGCGCAGGTGGTCATCTTCTCCGCCTGCTACCAGTATGGCGTGGGCTTTGCGGACAAGTTCCCCGAAGTCTGGCGGGCGCTGGTCCGCAGGCAGTGGTCCGCCGCCGGCGCCCTGCTCTGCGAGCGCAAGCGCTGGGGCGATTATGCCAACCGGCGCGCCCGCGAGGGCAAGCTGCTCCTCTCGCTGGATGGCCGGGCATGA
- a CDS encoding phage protein GemA/Gp16 family protein — protein sequence MEDEIYRSLLRAVTGKDSAAKCSVRELKAMLAELRLKGWRPRPRIAAELLPLHRKIKALLASLGRPRTYAETIIRRQTNNGATLGTADRAQLMACVAALTCQQRREAQEA from the coding sequence ATGGAAGATGAGATTTACAGGTCGCTCCTGCGTGCCGTGACCGGCAAGGACAGCGCCGCCAAGTGCAGCGTGCGCGAACTCAAGGCCATGCTGGCCGAGCTCCGCCTCAAGGGCTGGCGCCCCCGGCCGAGGATCGCCGCCGAGCTCCTGCCCCTCCACCGCAAGATCAAGGCCCTCCTGGCGAGCCTCGGCCGTCCGCGCACCTATGCGGAGACCATCATCCGGCGCCAGACCAACAATGGCGCCACGCTTGGCACCGCCGACCGCGCGCAGCTCATGGCCTGCGTGGCCGCACTCACCTGTCAGCAGCGCCGCGAGGCGCAGGAGGCGTAA
- a CDS encoding DUF3164 family protein, with protein sequence MSQIQSNPFDDPTKYRKDSRGAYVPVEAIREIDLARDDLVREKAAKIEAMQGQLRALRDELMGDIAAFVELSAERYGAKLGGDKGNITLMSFDGEWKLKRQTSENIGFDEGLRAAKALIDECLEEWSRDSPSALRAIVEQAFNVNKEGRINTNAILSLRRHNIEDERWQRAMQAISDSLTVQDSKAYVRLYKRASDGRYVAVPLDMSAL encoded by the coding sequence ATGAGCCAGATACAGAGCAACCCCTTCGATGATCCGACCAAGTACCGCAAGGACAGCCGGGGCGCCTATGTGCCTGTGGAGGCCATCCGCGAGATCGACCTCGCCCGGGACGACCTTGTGCGCGAGAAGGCCGCCAAGATTGAGGCGATGCAGGGGCAGCTCCGCGCCCTGCGCGACGAGCTCATGGGCGACATCGCCGCTTTTGTGGAGCTTTCGGCCGAGCGCTACGGCGCCAAGCTGGGCGGCGACAAGGGCAATATCACCCTCATGAGCTTTGACGGCGAGTGGAAGCTCAAGCGCCAGACCTCGGAAAACATCGGCTTTGACGAGGGCCTGCGGGCCGCCAAGGCGCTCATTGACGAGTGCCTCGAGGAATGGAGCCGCGACAGCCCCTCGGCCCTGCGCGCCATTGTGGAGCAGGCGTTCAACGTCAACAAGGAAGGCCGTATCAATACCAACGCCATCTTGAGCCTGCGCCGCCACAACATTGAGGACGAGCGCTGGCAGCGCGCCATGCAGGCTATCAGCGACAGCCTCACGGTGCAGGACAGCAAGGCCTACGTGCGCCTCTACAAGCGCGCGTCGGACGGGCGCTATGTGGCCGTGCCGCTGGATATGTCGGCGCTGTGA
- a CDS encoding Mor transcription activator family protein, which translates to MPAAAEYFDAMRAGEMCASSLATLDFGLLPPSAQELARTIGLTATVALVENFGGLTLRIPRGATERGRALIDDMARHIGQAAADALVQRYAGTALTVPSCKLALLKARDAALFEDRRVLTAEGLSERALVQCLALRYHLTERYVWRLLKKPIPATAPAQEQASLL; encoded by the coding sequence ATGCCCGCAGCCGCAGAATATTTTGACGCCATGCGCGCCGGGGAAATGTGCGCAAGCTCCCTCGCCACGCTGGACTTCGGCCTCCTGCCGCCCTCGGCGCAGGAACTGGCCCGCACCATTGGCCTCACGGCCACCGTGGCGCTGGTGGAGAACTTCGGCGGGCTGACCCTGCGCATCCCGCGCGGCGCCACCGAGCGGGGGCGCGCCCTCATTGACGACATGGCGCGCCACATCGGGCAGGCGGCGGCCGACGCCCTGGTGCAACGCTACGCGGGCACGGCGCTCACGGTCCCAAGCTGCAAGCTGGCGCTCCTCAAGGCGCGGGACGCGGCCCTCTTTGAGGACCGCCGCGTGCTCACCGCCGAGGGCCTTTCGGAGCGCGCCCTCGTGCAGTGCCTCGCCCTGCGCTACCACCTCACCGAGCGCTATGTCTGGCGCCTGCTCAAGAAGCCCATCCCGGCCACGGCCCCGGCGCAGGAGCAGGCGAGCCTCCTCTAG
- a CDS encoding DUF1804 family protein, with product MAHTVQFRAAARAAYIFDNLPLTQISASHGIPVATLRSWKRKAAEQGDDWDKLRAANVLAGEGMEAVARQTLSEYVLQHKALMAEIITAQDMTASQKTTALASLADSFNKMVAASKRVLPESNELATALRVIQLLTEFVRQRFPQHAPALLEVLEPFADEVAERLGGARA from the coding sequence ATGGCCCATACCGTGCAATTCAGGGCGGCCGCGCGCGCCGCCTACATCTTCGACAACCTGCCCCTGACGCAGATTTCCGCCTCGCACGGCATCCCGGTGGCAACGCTCCGCAGTTGGAAGCGCAAGGCCGCCGAGCAGGGCGACGACTGGGACAAGCTGCGCGCCGCCAACGTGCTGGCGGGCGAGGGCATGGAGGCCGTGGCCCGCCAGACCTTGAGCGAGTATGTGCTCCAGCACAAGGCGCTCATGGCTGAAATAATCACCGCGCAGGACATGACGGCGAGCCAGAAGACCACGGCCCTCGCCTCCCTGGCGGATTCCTTCAACAAGATGGTGGCGGCCTCCAAGCGCGTCCTGCCGGAGAGCAACGAACTGGCGACGGCCCTGCGCGTCATCCAGCTTTTGACGGAATTTGTGCGCCAGCGCTTCCCGCAGCACGCCCCGGCCCTCCTCGAAGTGCTCGAGCCTTTCGCGGATGAGGTGGCCGAGCGTCTGGGAGGCGCCCGTGCCTAG
- a CDS encoding DUF935 domain-containing protein encodes MRPFRRSLPRRPGAALQPGRRQTEDSGMAASLLYLEQLPDLTHGLTPNRLRRILRDADAGIISEQHALFANMEERCDHLAAEMGKRKRSLLTLEWDILPAVKDDAKAREAARQVRAMVDALPSVDDIILDMADAIGHGFSALEIEWQYADGWHIPKAVTFRPQSWFVCPWRDRNVLHLRDGSAEGAELWPCGWIVHTHKSRSGWLPRAGLFRVLAWTYLIRAYAASSEVQYVQIHGLPLRLGKYPPGSTKEDKTALLNALRCLGQDAAGIIPVGMEVLFESPTANTRDIPGELVTRCEQGMSKAILGGTLTSQADGKTSTNALGEIHEQVRRDILSADARQIAATLTEQLLRPLAMLNLGITDRRALPWWQFDTQDAADLALYADALPKLAPYMRISRRYVHERLKLPEAVGEEDVFQAATTPPEPDGEGEPQEENEGTSANAAAKAQDAGGAAQPSAAGAAKALDTINADAALTAAGESLLRPLLDDLAKGVTPEELQARLAELYPRMDTDELADILARAMFVAEIWGRVSANA; translated from the coding sequence ATGCGCCCCTTCCGCCGTTCCCTCCCGCGCCGCCCCGGCGCGGCGCTCCAGCCCGGCCGCCGGCAAACCGAGGACTCGGGCATGGCCGCAAGCCTGCTCTACCTCGAGCAGCTCCCCGACCTGACCCACGGCCTCACGCCCAACCGCCTGCGCCGCATCCTGCGCGACGCCGACGCCGGCATCATCAGCGAGCAACACGCCCTCTTTGCCAACATGGAGGAGCGCTGCGATCACCTTGCGGCCGAAATGGGCAAGCGCAAGCGCTCCCTGCTCACGCTGGAATGGGACATCCTCCCCGCCGTCAAGGACGACGCCAAGGCCCGCGAGGCCGCCCGGCAGGTGCGGGCGATGGTGGACGCCCTCCCTTCCGTGGACGACATCATCCTCGACATGGCCGACGCCATTGGCCACGGCTTTTCGGCGCTTGAAATCGAGTGGCAGTATGCGGACGGCTGGCATATCCCGAAGGCCGTGACCTTCCGGCCGCAAAGCTGGTTCGTCTGCCCCTGGCGGGACCGCAACGTGCTCCACCTGCGCGACGGCAGCGCCGAGGGCGCCGAGCTCTGGCCCTGCGGCTGGATAGTGCATACGCACAAGTCGCGCTCGGGCTGGCTCCCCCGCGCGGGTCTCTTCCGCGTGCTGGCGTGGACCTACCTCATCCGGGCCTATGCGGCCTCGAGCGAGGTGCAATACGTCCAGATTCACGGGCTGCCCCTGCGCCTCGGCAAGTACCCGCCCGGAAGCACCAAGGAGGACAAGACGGCCCTGCTCAACGCCCTGCGCTGCCTGGGGCAGGACGCGGCGGGCATCATCCCCGTGGGCATGGAGGTCCTCTTCGAGTCCCCCACGGCCAATACCCGCGACATCCCGGGCGAACTGGTCACGCGCTGCGAGCAGGGCATGAGCAAGGCCATCCTCGGCGGCACGCTGACAAGCCAGGCCGACGGCAAAACCAGCACCAACGCCCTCGGCGAGATCCACGAGCAGGTGCGCCGCGACATCTTGAGCGCGGACGCCCGCCAGATAGCCGCCACCCTGACGGAGCAGCTCCTGCGGCCGCTCGCCATGCTCAACCTCGGCATTACCGACAGGCGCGCGTTGCCCTGGTGGCAATTCGACACGCAGGACGCGGCCGACCTCGCCCTCTACGCCGATGCGCTGCCCAAGCTCGCGCCCTACATGCGCATCAGCCGCCGCTATGTCCACGAGCGCCTCAAGCTCCCGGAAGCGGTGGGCGAGGAGGATGTGTTCCAGGCCGCGACCACGCCCCCGGAGCCGGACGGGGAGGGGGAGCCGCAGGAGGAGAATGAGGGCACAAGTGCCAACGCCGCCGCCAAGGCGCAGGATGCCGGGGGCGCCGCGCAGCCCTCGGCCGCCGGAGCGGCAAAGGCTCTTGACACCATAAATGCGGATGCGGCCCTCACCGCCGCCGGGGAGTCCCTCTTGCGGCCGCTGCTGGACGACCTTGCCAAGGGCGTGACCCCGGAGGAATTGCAGGCGCGCCTTGCGGAACTCTACCCCCGCATGGATACGGACGAGCTTGCCGACATCCTGGCGCGCGCCATGTTCGTGGCGGAAATATGGGGCAGGGTGAGCGCGAATGCCTGA
- a CDS encoding phage minor head protein translates to MPEQVPDLSLAIHMAPRDAIAYFESKGYAISFNWTQVWQEQHARAFTVAGVARADILRDIRNALQAALETGQSEKWFADRITPILRRKGWWGKKEETDPETGEVREVMQGCPERVQLIFDQNIGGAFSAGRYKQAKENAAFRPFWQYVCRMLPTSRAAHKALNSLVFRHDDPFWDTHYPPNGYRCQCFVRFLSRARLLREGLEVRESAGHMVSREVKVYDRHAGRRRTRKVWGYQLPDGRTAWTDLGFSSNNAALWAGGMDGAMAARLGELRAAAPALFMAVKSALDTSPVMRKAYEDAVARVLDTKRTQGVNIYAGTLTPEAARALRAVGVDAPDVLVFPDERVAHANSEKHHEAGMALSREQFLKLPAMLRHMEWLFWDKGKQTPVYIIPDTDPEWVLVVPVELPGNRERKAPGLGVIVNAYRMPKKKVEGRQLVPMIKKE, encoded by the coding sequence ATGCCTGAACAAGTGCCGGACCTAAGTCTCGCCATCCACATGGCGCCCAGGGACGCCATCGCCTACTTCGAGTCCAAGGGCTACGCCATTTCCTTCAACTGGACGCAAGTCTGGCAGGAACAGCACGCCCGCGCCTTTACCGTGGCGGGCGTGGCCCGCGCCGACATCCTGCGCGACATCCGCAACGCCCTTCAGGCGGCGCTTGAGACGGGCCAGTCGGAAAAATGGTTCGCCGACCGCATCACGCCTATCCTGCGCCGCAAGGGCTGGTGGGGAAAGAAGGAAGAGACGGACCCCGAGACGGGCGAGGTGCGCGAGGTCATGCAGGGCTGCCCGGAGCGTGTGCAACTCATTTTTGACCAGAACATCGGCGGCGCCTTTTCCGCCGGCCGCTACAAGCAGGCAAAGGAAAACGCGGCCTTCCGCCCCTTCTGGCAATATGTCTGCCGGATGCTGCCCACGAGCCGCGCGGCGCACAAGGCGCTGAACAGCCTCGTCTTCCGCCACGATGATCCTTTCTGGGATACGCATTACCCGCCCAACGGCTACCGCTGCCAGTGCTTCGTCCGCTTCCTTTCGCGGGCGCGCCTGCTCCGCGAGGGGCTGGAGGTGCGGGAGAGCGCGGGCCATATGGTGAGCCGCGAGGTCAAGGTCTATGACCGCCACGCCGGGCGCAGGCGCACCCGCAAGGTCTGGGGCTACCAACTGCCGGACGGCCGCACCGCCTGGACTGACCTGGGCTTTTCCAGCAACAACGCCGCCCTCTGGGCCGGGGGCATGGACGGGGCAATGGCCGCCAGGCTGGGGGAGCTGCGCGCGGCCGCCCCGGCGCTCTTCATGGCCGTGAAGTCGGCGCTGGACACAAGCCCGGTCATGCGAAAAGCCTATGAGGACGCCGTGGCCCGGGTGCTGGATACGAAGCGCACCCAGGGCGTCAATATCTACGCGGGCACGCTCACGCCCGAAGCCGCCCGCGCCCTGCGCGCGGTGGGCGTGGACGCGCCGGACGTGCTGGTATTCCCGGACGAGCGCGTGGCCCACGCCAACAGCGAAAAGCACCACGAGGCGGGCATGGCCCTAAGCCGGGAGCAGTTTTTGAAGCTGCCCGCCATGCTCCGGCACATGGAATGGCTGTTTTGGGATAAAGGCAAACAAACGCCGGTCTATATCATCCCGGACACTGACCCCGAGTGGGTACTGGTCGTGCCGGTGGAGCTGCCGGGCAACAGGGAGCGCAAGGCCCCCGGCCTCGGCGTCATTGTCAATGCCTATCGGATGCCGAAAAAGAAAGTGGAAGGCCGGCAGCTTGTGCCAATGATTAAAAAGGAGTGA